Proteins from a single region of Clupea harengus chromosome 5, Ch_v2.0.2, whole genome shotgun sequence:
- the LOC105907330 gene encoding potassium voltage-gated channel subfamily A member 10 — MEVPLVNFENLDDIGINMGDPSDSGYPTSPTSDAADHHRVTNRVASASNSPQRRQPAGQQVGFSPTTTPLLNKRGNSSCTSLISNWKILMNSDGSPNDSVFSKAAKDLCEDMYGEKQNFKQEDGEQKVVINVSGMKYETQLKTLSQFPDSLLGSPKKRTYYFDPMKNEYFFDRNRPAFDGILYYYQSGGKIRRPANVPLEIFADEIIFYELGTDAIEQFREEEGFVKEPEAPLPTKEIHKQFWLLFEYPESSSAARLVALVSVTVITVSIVIFCLETLPEFRDLGHPSMGPLGNQTDAGGTFLPASVPPKTLASTFSDPFFVIETVCIVWFIFELGVRFVCCPSKSEFFNNMMNVIDICSIVPYFITLATDLLTTPDDSAGQNMSLAILRVIRLVRVFRIFKLSRHSKGLQILGWTLKASLRELGLLIFFLFIGVILFSSAIYFAEVDEPDTQFISIPEGFWWAVVTMTTVGYGDMTPITLGGKMVGTLCAIAGVLTIALPVPVIVSNFNYYYNKETGQGDKHIMDSVEAAAQRSAEADKNDSNVSLDKSNGNWPSEKNGMP; from the coding sequence ATGGAGGTCCCACTGGTAAACTTCGAGAACCTGGATGATATTGGCATCAACATGGGTGACCCCAGTGACTCAGGGTACCCCACCTCACCCACCTCAGACGCAGCCGACCACCACAGGGTGACCAATCGCGTGGCATCGGCCTCAAATTCCCCTCAGAGGCGCCAACCGGCAGGTCAGCAAGTGGGGTTCTCCCCAACCACGACCCCCCTCCTCAACAAAAGGGGGAACTCCAGCTGCACCAGTCTCATCTCCAACTGGAAGATCCTGATGAACAGCGACGGGAGTCCAAACGACAGCGTCTTCAGCAAGGCGGCGAAGGACCTCTGCGAGGACATGTATGGGGAAAAGCAGAACTTCAAACAGGAGGACGGAGAGCAGAAAGTGGTCATCAACGTGTCAGGGATGAAATACGAGACGCAGCTGAAAACCTTGAGCCAGTTCCCTGACTCGCTTCTTGGATCTCCCAAGAAGAGGACATACTATTTCGACCCAATGAAGAATGAATACTTTTTTGACCGCAACCGGCCGGCCTTTGATGGAATTCTATACTATTACCAATCCGGTGGCAAGATCCGAAGACCTGCAAACGTCCCGTTGGAAATCTTTGCGGATGAGATAATTTTCTACGAGCTTGGCACAGATGCTATTGAACAGTTTAGAGAGGAAGAAGGCTTCGTAAAGGAGCCTGAAGCGCCCCTGCCCACCAAAGAGATCCACAAGCAGTTCTGGCTCTTGTTTGAGTATCCGGAAAGTTCCAGCGCAGCCCGGCTAGTAGCTTTGGTGTCCGTCACCGTCATCACAGTCTCCATTGTTATCTTCTGCTTGGAGACGTTACCGGAGTTCCGTGACCTGGGCCACCCAAGCATGGGTCCCCTAGGCAACCAAACTGATGCTGGCGGCACCTTCCTGCCAGCGAGCGTGCCACCTAAAACACTCGCCTCAACGTTCTCTGACCCTTTCTTCGTCATCGAGACGGTCTGCATCGTCTGGTTCATCTTCGAGCTTGGCGTGCGGTTCGTCTGCTGTCCCAGCAAGAGCGAATTCTTCAACAACATGATGAATGTCATCGACATCTGCTCCATCGTCCCCTACTTCATCACCCTGGCAACGGACCTGTTGACCACGCCGGATGATTCCGCCGGACAGAACATGTCTCTGGCCATCCTGAGGGTCATCCGCTTGGTGAGGGTCTTCCGAATCTTCAAGCTTTCACGCCACTCCAAAGGATTACAAATCCTGGGATGGACCCTGAAGGCCAGCTTGAGGGAGCTGGGACTGctcatcttcttcctcttcatcggAGTCATCCTCTTCTCCAGTGCCATCTACTTCGCTGAGGTCGACGAACCCGACACGCAGTTCATCAGCATCCCCGAGGGTTTTTGGTGGGCGGTGGTAACCATGACTACCGTCGGGTACGGCGACATGACTCCAATCACGCTGGGAGGCAAGATGGTGGGCACCCTGTGTGCCATCGCTGGCGTGTTGACCATTGCTCTCCCAGTGCCCGTCATCGTCTCCAACTTcaactactactacaacaaggAAACGGGGCAAGGAGACAAGCACATCATGGACAGCGTAGAGGCAGCTGCCCAGAGATCCGCTGAGGCTGATAAAAATGACAGCAACGTCTCACTGGACAAGAGCAATGGGAACTGGCCAAGTGAGAAAAACGGCATGCCCTGA